The window AATCGGATTTATCTTATTCCTTTTTTCCGGAACCCTTTCGGGTCAGAATTATCCGCCCCTTGATAATCAGAAAATTGACGGATATAAAGGTATCTGGTTTACATTGGGACAATTCTCCGAATATGGAGATAAATATTCGGGCGGGATGGCCACATATACTGCTAAACATATTCCGTTGGCCATCTATTCGCCTGAAGTCCAAAAGACCTTTTTTGTTTACGGAGGGATTGCAGAGGACAGGAAGACATCTGCAGATGATCCCAACCGGAAAGGAAAAACCTATGGTAATTATTTATTATGTATGGCAGGTTGCTATGATCATAAAACGAAAACGGTCACTAAGCCTACTGTCGTATATGACAAAAGAGGCGTTTTTGATCCTCATGACAATCCGGCTATTTCCATGGATGCGGATGGATATGTCTGGGTATTTGTCAGTGGAAGGGGGAGAGGACGTCCCGGTTTTGCTTATAAGAGCCGGCAACCCTATAGTGTTGATGCTTTCGACCAGATTGTAGAGGACGAAATGACTTATCCGCAACCCAAATACATAAAAGGAAAAGGTTTTTTGCACCTGTTCACCAAATATATGGGTACACGCCTGTTATATTTTAATACAAGTCCCGACGGATACACATGGACAGAACATCAACAGCTGGCAGCGATAAAACGTCCGGGAGATAAGAACGGCGGTCATTACCAGATCAGCGGACAGTTAGGAGAGAAAATCGTTTTCTTTTTTAACTGGCACCCTAACGGAAATGTAGATCGCCGTACCAATATCTACTATATGCAGACAACCGATTTCGGCAAAACGTGGACCAAAGTGGATGGTACTCCTGTATCCATACCGGTTACCGATTTGAACAGTTCCACTTTGCTTAAGGAATTTTTCAGCAAAGATGAAAATGTGTATATTAAAGATGTGGCTTTTGATGAAAAGGGAAATCCAATGGCACTGTATGTTTCCGGGAAAGGACATCAGCCCGGGCCTAAAAACGGACTGAAAGACTGGCAGGTAATTTACTGGAACGGGAAAGAATGGGAGAATCATAAGATCACCACTTCCGACCATAATTATGATACAGGCAGTATCTGGGCTACAGGGGAAAAATGGACTGTGATCGGTCCTACGGAAAACAGTCCGCAGGCTTGGGGTTGTGGAGGAGAATTAGTGATTTGGGAAAGTACGGATAAGGGTAAAACCTGGAAACGTACCAAACAGATCACCAAAAATAGTCCCCGTAATCATAATTATATACGGAAAGTGGTCAATGGCGTCGATCCTTTTACATATTTCTGGGCCGACGGAAATCCGGACGAACCCAGCAAGTCCCAGATGTTTTTTGGAGACAGTAAGGGTAATGTATGGCAATTTCCCTATGTGATGACAGCCGAACAACAGAAACCTGTAAAGGGACAGGTAAAAAAATAAATACTTTGTTTTAGAATAATTGAGTGGTGGGTTAGATCGATTTTTCAATATGGTTGTGAAATATTTATTTATGTATATGGGTCTGCAAAACGATCGACCCGCCCCCAGTTGTTGAATGGCCGGCTTCGTACTATGAGGTTTTTATTTTCGAAATAGACCAGCCAGGTGAAAATCAATTTTAAAATATGATCCATAAATAAAAATTCCTATGTCATTAAAACAACTTATCCAAAAATCACTGTTTTTCTTTTTCCTTTTTTCATCTTTTCCTCTTTTTGCCCAAAAAGAGGAGGCAAAATACTGGAATACAGGTACCCCTATGGTTCCATTCAGATTGCCACCCCCTCCGGTTGGCTACACTCCTGAATATATCGACCTTAATGGTGACGGAAAGCCGGATGCGATCAAATCGGTTACATCCAACGGTTATCCCATTCTCTGGATAGATGATGACGGTGACATGAAAAAAGGCGACCTGGAAGGCGATACGGATAATGACTGTCTGCTCATCGACAGGAACAAAGACGGCAAATTCGGTTCCTGGGGCGACCTGGTCATAGATTGGGTGGATACTGATAATGACGGGAAAGCGGATCTCCAGGTAGTGGTGGAATATCCCGATAGTGTTCAAGGGACGGTTTGGCCAAATGGGCATTATATGTGGGTATTGGATACCGACCATGACCAGGTATTCAATTATATCGACTGGAACACGATGAAACTACGTAACTGGGACCGCGTGGAAACCTCCAATTTCTATACCGATTACAGCGGTAATACCGCCTTTTTGAAGATACATGCTTATACCAATGGGATGGATGATCTTCGTTTGAACTGGGAAAATCCTTTCCTTTTCTATGATTATGACGGTGATGGAAGATCGGAAGTCGCCATCCGTTTGTGTGACTCACCACGCAAAATTGAAGGGGAGATCGATGGAAAAACCACCCAAAAAGTAAAATTAAGCGGTAAGATCGACTGGGTTTCATTGGCTGTCGATATGGATAATGACAACGGTCCGGGTAACGACTTTGACTTCGACTTCACCATCAGTTTCCGTGGTCCCGGATTCGATTATATGGACCAGGTGCACAAAATACCCAACCTGAGGGGACTGCCCGAATCGGACAAATATTTTATGGATCCCCGCTTCCGCCAGTTGGAAGAGTTGATCTATCCCGATCACGATGCGGCAAAAAAGATGATCTTCAAAGGAGAGTGGAAGCAAATATACTTTGTATATGATGAAGATGATGACTGTAAGAGATGGGAACGTGTAGAGCTGCTCGAACCAAGGGACCCTTTCCTGATAGGTACGCGTAAGGAAGGAATTGACAATCATCCCCAGGCCGATGCTGCCGGTGACAGGGGTGAGTGGGACCTTGATGCCTCAGGCGGCGGTAAGTTGTACCTTGGTAATTTTGATGGTCGGTTACACCTGTTGGGCGCTGAATGGGGCTGCTGGCGTATCGACCAGAATGCCACAGCCTATCAGGGTTATGACCGTCACTGGCTGAACAAGACACCTCAGAAATTCTCCACTGTCAAATATACGGACAAGGACAATAACGGTTTCTTTGATTTTATCGAATACGACCTTGACGGCGACCAGGTTTTCGAACAGACGGTGGACCTGAAGAAGCTGGGTATAGATGACCGTTGTGAAGAGATCGATATTTCCGGCTATGAATACTCCGATTTTATTGCTTTAAAACGGAAGATGGCCGATAATATGTGGTCCAATGCCTTACTTGCGGAGAAAGTGGCTAAACATTATAACCTGAATGTCAGCTGGTATGCCAAGTTACATGAATCATTGTCCGTATATGAAAAGTATACCAACGGATAC of the Bacteroidales bacterium genome contains:
- a CDS encoding BNR repeat-containing protein, whose amino-acid sequence is MKIYHNLLIGFILFLFSGTLSGQNYPPLDNQKIDGYKGIWFTLGQFSEYGDKYSGGMATYTAKHIPLAIYSPEVQKTFFVYGGIAEDRKTSADDPNRKGKTYGNYLLCMAGCYDHKTKTVTKPTVVYDKRGVFDPHDNPAISMDADGYVWVFVSGRGRGRPGFAYKSRQPYSVDAFDQIVEDEMTYPQPKYIKGKGFLHLFTKYMGTRLLYFNTSPDGYTWTEHQQLAAIKRPGDKNGGHYQISGQLGEKIVFFFNWHPNGNVDRRTNIYYMQTTDFGKTWTKVDGTPVSIPVTDLNSSTLLKEFFSKDENVYIKDVAFDEKGNPMALYVSGKGHQPGPKNGLKDWQVIYWNGKEWENHKITTSDHNYDTGSIWATGEKWTVIGPTENSPQAWGCGGELVIWESTDKGKTWKRTKQITKNSPRNHNYIRKVVNGVDPFTYFWADGNPDEPSKSQMFFGDSKGNVWQFPYVMTAEQQKPVKGQVKK